A part of Oncorhynchus clarkii lewisi isolate Uvic-CL-2024 chromosome 17, UVic_Ocla_1.0, whole genome shotgun sequence genomic DNA contains:
- the LOC139369820 gene encoding G-protein coupled receptor 61-like — MEPLWNSSLPFSQPMPNTSASESPESGALSQSLALLAMLLMDLLAVVGNGAVMAVIAKAPQLRKFAFVFHLCLVDLLAALVLMPLGMLSGRAFFGEALCRSYLFLSVCLVTAAILSISAINVERYYYIIHPMRYEVKMTLGLVASVLVGIWVKALAMSALPLLAWALQGGRTPFLEAQSHRRCSLHWTGGGSNRMAFMVLFTLVYFLCPLLVILVVYCSMFKVARVAAMHHGPLPTWMDTPRRRRSESLSSRSTMVTSSGTGTGTGVGRDTPHRTFGGGKAAAVLAAVGGQFLCCWLPYFSFHLYSALASSPPATLAPLEEVVTWIGYFCFTSNPFFYGCLNRQIREELGKHVPCLFRRATEEEDRLPSREGSIEENFLQFLQGTGCNLDPQDSHSTSSPKGEACRPLAQPPQPIPIDFRIPGQIAEETSEFLEHHQIKNNHILSDS, encoded by the exons ATGGAGCCGTTGTGgaactcctccctccccttctcacaGCCCATGCCCAACACCTCAGCCTCTGAGTCACCGGAGAGCGGGGCTTTGTCCCAGTCACTAGCACTGCTCGCCATGCTGCTCATGGACCTGCTGGCCGTGGTGGGCAACGGGGCCGTAATGGCTGTCATCGCCAAGGCCCCACAGCTCCGTAAGTTTGCCTTTGTCTTCCACCTGTGCCTGGTGGACCTGCTGGCAGCCCTGGTGCTGATGCCCCTGGGCATGCTCTCAGGCAGGGCCTTCTTTGGCGAAGCCCTGTGCCGGAGCTACCTCTTCCTCAGTGTGTGCCTGGTCACCGCCGCCATCCTCTCCATCTCAGCCATCAACGTGGAGCGCTACTACTACATCATCCACCCCATGCGCTACGAGGTGAAGATGACCCTGGGCCTGGTGGCCTCAGTCTTGGTGGGGATATGGGTCAAAGCCCTGGCCATGTCAGCCCTGCCGCTGCTGGCCTGGGCCTTACAGGGCGGGAGGACTCCTTTTCTGGAGG CTCAGAGTCACAGGCGCTGCTCCTTGCACTGGACGGGGGGTGGGTCGAACCGCATGGCCTTCATGGTCCTGTTCACGTTAGTGTACTTTCTGTGCCCGCTGCTGGTCATCCTGGTGGTGTACTGCAGTATGTTCAAGGTGGCGCGGGTTGCGGCAATGCATCATGGGCCTCTGCCCACCTGGATGGACACGCCCCGCCGCCGGCGCTCTGAGTCGCTCAGCAGCCGCTCCACCATGGTGACCAGCTCAGGAACGGGCACGGGGACAGGGGTGGGGCGCGACACCCCTCACCGCACATTCGGAGGGGGAAAGGCGGCAGCAGTTTTAGCAGCAGTGGGAGGACAGTTCCTGTGCTGCTGGTTGCCCTACTTCTCCTTCCATCTGTACTCAGCTCTGGCCTCTAGCCCTCCAGCCACGCTGGCCCCCCTGGAGGAGGTCGTCACGTGGATCGGCTACTTCTGCTTCACCTCCAACCCTTTCTTCTACGGTTGTCTGAACCGGCAGATCCGCGAGGAGCTTGGCAAGCATGTGCCTTGCCTGTTTCGCCGGGCGACAGAAGAGGAGGACCGACTGCCCAGCCGTGAGGGATCCATAGAGGAGAATTTCCTGCAGTTCCTCCAGGGCACTGGCTGCAACCTAGATCCCCAGGACTCCCACAGCACCTCCAGCCCCAAGGGAGAGGCCTGCCGGCCCCTGGCCCAGCCCCCTCAACCCATTCCTATCGACTTCCGCATCCCAGGACAGATTGCAGAGGAGACCTCAGAATTCCTTGAGCATCACCAGATTAAAAACAACCATATCTTATCAGACAGTTag